A window from Drosophila nasuta strain 15112-1781.00 chromosome 3, ASM2355853v1, whole genome shotgun sequence encodes these proteins:
- the LOC132790054 gene encoding neprilysin-4-like — protein MSHTSRRILHGFTLLLLIMQLVHQGLSAPGRQQTIASSNSYTERVLQISKAAEIANYMNKNVNPCDNFYEFACGNWPRINKATREKGRTGRLEQISQGFDRKVKQFLIKENDQLDTPEEKQIRSFYRSCTSVTRIDESYRNKLKEVIREFGGMPVLEESSWKASEFDWIETIGKIANTYGQSIIMKIEIEPDLYRNTKNTVHVTYQEFPLLTRGMYVNSDTEYARKYYTAAIAINLIEYLNIESELAQSTAEELMSFEVELAKGLPSETEEKQASKMFIWRTISEMQKLYGSTLDIQRFVNVTLGEDINNLYDVLPEYKKNLVEVIQRTPKRIVANYIFYNLIKAFCLKVNEQESKERERNCQSITSDTFAKNVNNMIYRRHNTADTAAELQLMWIEMQKTFKQTLQSDRLNWLSPKSRELAIEKMTAMKLEVNSHVKEDFSKDFVNIHMSDDDYIGNLKQIFKKAAATERAKIHLPTTFQIDNAQYSYSPSNFIQYNAIMMPVALLQPYYLWAPSYSNPIKYGGLGAIIGHEIIHGFDAVGRSFDAQGNLHDWMDEKSFINFNDRQKCFSEQYSNYSYYGIKLPKSEDQSENIADNSGVRLAFDAFRNWQNAQESSLNDRKNLLPGLNYTNNQLFFISYAQFWCTDVAKEQRLINIISDSHTPSMFRVIGPLSNFDEFSKEFNCAVGTQMNPIRKCELY, from the coding sequence ATGAGTCACACTTCACGCCGTATACTACACGGATTTACGCTCCTGCTGCTGATTATGCAACTGGTACATCAAGGATTATCAGCACCAGGACGACAACAGACGATTGCAAGCTCGAACTCTTACACTGAACGAGTGCTGCAAATTTCAAAGGCAGCGGAGATAGCTAACTATATGAACAAGAATGTCAATCCATGTGACAATTTCTACGAGTTTGCCTGTGGCAATTGGCCGCGGATTAATAAGGCCACAAGAGAAAAAGGGAGAACTGGAAGACTTGAACAAATAAGCCAAGGTTTCGATCGGAAGGTGAAGCAATTCCTTATCAAAGAAAATGATCAACTAGACACCCCAGAGGAAAAGCAGATAAGGAGTTTCTATAGATCCTGCACGAGCGTCACGCGAATCGACGAAAGCTACCGCAACAAACTGAAGGAAGTGATACGCGAATTTGGAGGGATGCCAGTTCTGGAGGAAAGTAGCTGGAAAGCGTCGGAATTCGACTGGATTGAAACGATTGGCAAAATCGCTAATACCTATGGTCAATCAATcattatgaaaattgaaattgaaccTGATTTGTACAGAAACACAAAGAATACGGTCCATGTTACTTATCAGGAATTTCCCCTCCTCACCCGAGGCATGTATGTGAATAGCGATACAGAATATGCGCGCAAATATTATACCGCAGCAATAGCTATCAATCTCATCGAGTACTTGAACATAGAAAGTGAATTGGCGCAATCAACGGCCGAAGAGCTGATGAGCTTTGAGGTTGAGCTGGCCAAAGGATTGCCAAGCGAAACAGAAGAGAAACAAGCGTCCAAGATGTTCATATGGAGAACAATTTCCGAGATGCAGAAGCTCTATGGCTCCACTTTGGACATCCAGCGGTTCGTCAATGTAACTCTGGGCGAGGATATCAATAACCTCTATGACGTACTGCCGGAGTATAAGAAAAATCTTGTCGAAGTTATTCAACGCACTCCGAAACGAATTGTGGCCAACTACATATTCTATAACTTAATTAAAGCCTTTTGCCTTAAAGTGAATGAGCAAGAGtctaaagagagagagaggaactGTCAGTCCATAACTAGCGACACATTTGCTAAGAACGTAAACAATATGATCTACAGACGCCACAACACTGCCGACACTGCCGCCGAATTGCAGCTGATGTGGATCGAAATGCAAAAGACCTTCAAGCAGACGTTGCAATCAGATCGACTGAACTGGTTAAGTCCGAAAAGCCGTGAATTGGCCATTGAGAAGATGACAGCAATGAAGCTGGAGGTGAACTCTCATGTTAAGGAAGATTTCTCCAAGGATTTTGTGAATATTCATATGTCCGATGACGATTATATCGGAAATCTgaagcaaatatttaagaaGGCCGCGGCCACTGAAAGAGCCAAAATCCATCTGCCTACCACCTTCCAAATAGATAACGCCCAGTACAGTTACTCGCCATCGAATTTCATACAGTATAACGCCATCATGATGCCAGTCGCATTGCTGCAGCCTTATTACTTGTGGGCTCCCAGCTATTCTAATCCCATCAAGTATGGTGGTTTGGGTGCAATCATTGGACATGAGATCATCCATGGTTTTGATGCCGTGGGCAGAAGTTTCGATGCCCAGGGAAATCTCCATGACTGGATGGATGAGAAGTCGTTTATTAACTTCAATGATCGCCAAAAATGCTTTAGTGAGCAGTACAGCAATTATTCATACTATGGGATAAAGCTGCCTAAATCTGAAGACCAAAGCGAAAATATTGCGGACAACAGCGGAGTGCGACTTGCCTTCGATGCCTTTCGCAATTGGCAGAATGCACAGGAGTCCTCGCTCAACGATCGAAAGAACCTACTTCCCGGTCTCAACTACACCAACAATCAGCTGTTCTTCATTAGTTATGCCCAGTTCTGGTGCACCGATGTAGCTAAAGAACAACGTCTCATAAACATCATCTCGGACAGTCATACGCCCAGCATGTTCCGTGTGATCGGACCTCTGTCCAACTTTGATGAGTTCTCCAAGGAGTTCAATTGTGCTGTGGGCACACAAATGAATCCTATTCGCAAGTGCGAGCTGTACTAA